A genomic segment from Verrucomicrobiota bacterium encodes:
- a CDS encoding YceI family protein, translated as MKNVLIALVAFLALNPQARAASQVFDFKDPKGVNNAVFKLDAPLEAINGSAHGISGSVTFDPQNPAAIQGRILVATASMQVPNPVMKEHLHGAQWMDSAKHAEMKFEAKSLKNLKSSGDTHAGDLTGELTLKGVTRSVSAPVKLTFLKDKLGQRVPNLKGDLLVIRSQFTIKRTDFGINPAAPQDKVSDEIEITLSIAGASAR; from the coding sequence ATGAAAAATGTTCTCATCGCCTTGGTCGCTTTCCTGGCCTTGAATCCTCAAGCCCGCGCGGCTTCCCAAGTGTTCGACTTCAAGGATCCCAAGGGCGTCAACAATGCAGTGTTCAAACTGGACGCCCCGCTGGAGGCGATCAACGGCAGCGCCCATGGAATTTCTGGCAGCGTCACGTTTGATCCGCAGAACCCCGCTGCCATCCAGGGCCGCATTCTCGTCGCCACCGCGTCGATGCAAGTGCCGAATCCCGTCATGAAAGAACACCTGCATGGCGCTCAATGGATGGATTCGGCCAAGCACGCGGAGATGAAATTCGAGGCGAAGTCACTCAAGAACCTGAAATCCAGCGGCGATACTCACGCGGGGGACTTGACCGGAGAGCTCACCCTCAAAGGGGTCACCCGGTCCGTCTCCGCGCCCGTCAAACTGACCTTTTTGAAAGACAAGCTCGGGCAGCGCGTGCCCAATCTCAAAGGAGATCTCCTGGTCATCCGCTCCCAGTTCACGATCAAGCGGACGGATTTCGGCATCAATCCCGCCGCGCCTCAGGACAAGGTCTCGGACGAGATCGAAATCACGCTCAGCATTGCCGGTGCCTCCGCCCGGTGA
- a CDS encoding POT family MFS transporter, whose protein sequence is MSSASYRTTPVATSGMPPAIPFIIGNEAAERFSYYGMNSILVPFMISNALLDAQGRPSPMTPEEAKTNYHMFVTAAYFLPIVGAILSDAIWGKYRTIMALSIVYCFGHFALSLDETRLGLCVGLGLIAIGAGGIKPCVSANVGDQFGDKNQHLLPKVFGWFYFSINFGSAVSTIMIPYLLDRFGPRVAFGTPGVLMLLATVVFWMGRRAMVHVPPARERFWADLTGTEGRRALMNLLVLVPFVAMFWAIWQQNFSSWVVQADKMDRVIFGREVLSAQIQTANPVFILIMIPLFSYVIYPALNRVFPLTPLRKIGLGLFLTVVAFLIPAWIESRIVAGERPTIWWQILAFVILTMGEIMVSITHLEFSYTQAPPSLKSVALSIYLLSISLGNAFTAGVNWFIQNPDKTTKLQGPDYFLFFAGAMLVTAILYVFAAKKYRGKSYVQPASAH, encoded by the coding sequence ATGTCCAGCGCTTCTTATCGTACCACCCCGGTGGCTACTTCGGGAATGCCCCCAGCGATTCCGTTCATCATCGGGAATGAGGCTGCGGAGCGGTTCAGTTACTACGGCATGAACTCCATTTTGGTTCCGTTCATGATCAGCAACGCCCTGCTCGATGCTCAAGGCCGTCCCAGCCCCATGACCCCGGAAGAGGCCAAAACAAATTATCACATGTTTGTCACGGCCGCGTATTTCCTGCCGATCGTGGGTGCGATCTTGTCAGACGCCATCTGGGGCAAATATCGCACCATCATGGCGCTTTCCATCGTGTATTGCTTCGGCCATTTCGCGCTGTCCTTGGACGAAACGCGCCTTGGGTTGTGTGTGGGTTTGGGCCTGATCGCGATCGGCGCGGGGGGCATCAAGCCGTGTGTTTCCGCGAATGTCGGGGATCAATTCGGAGACAAAAACCAGCATCTGCTGCCCAAAGTTTTTGGCTGGTTCTATTTCTCGATCAATTTCGGATCCGCGGTGTCCACGATCATGATACCCTACCTGCTCGATCGCTTCGGACCCAGGGTTGCGTTTGGAACCCCTGGCGTGCTGATGCTGCTGGCCACCGTCGTGTTTTGGATGGGGCGCCGGGCGATGGTACATGTGCCTCCGGCCCGGGAACGATTCTGGGCGGATCTCACCGGAACCGAGGGGCGCCGGGCCTTGATGAATCTGCTCGTCCTGGTGCCGTTCGTGGCCATGTTCTGGGCCATTTGGCAGCAGAATTTTTCGTCCTGGGTCGTGCAGGCCGACAAAATGGACCGCGTCATTTTCGGGAGGGAAGTCCTCTCGGCCCAGATTCAAACGGCGAATCCCGTCTTCATTCTGATCATGATTCCCCTGTTCTCCTATGTGATCTATCCCGCCTTGAACCGGGTTTTCCCCCTCACCCCCCTGCGCAAAATCGGCTTGGGGCTGTTCCTGACCGTGGTGGCCTTTCTCATTCCAGCCTGGATCGAATCCCGCATCGTGGCGGGCGAACGCCCCACGATCTGGTGGCAAATCCTGGCCTTCGTCATCCTGACCATGGGCGAAATCATGGTGTCGATTACTCATCTGGAGTTCTCCTACACCCAGGCGCCCCCCAGCCTGAAATCTGTGGCGCTCTCGATCTATCTGCTGTCGATTTCCCTTGGGAATGCCTTTACCGCCGGAGTGAACTGGTTCATCCAGAACCCGGATAAAACCACCAAGCTGCAGGGGCCTGATTATTTCCTCTTTTTCGCAGGGGCCATGTTGGTGACCGCGATTCTTTATGTCTTTGCAGCCAAAAAATATCGCGGAAAGAGCTACGTCCAACCGGCGTCAGCGCATTGA
- a CDS encoding 3-isopropylmalate dehydratase, whose translation MKSVYSGPAYVVQDNIDTDQIIPAQYLNLIPTLPEEYEKLGSYAMIGLPESLYPIRFVAEGKLDTDYPIIIAGRNFGCGSSREHAPIALGSASTRIIVAESFARIFFRNCVATGELYPCELTSRLCERVKTGDRVTVDLDQATVTLAATGEVIALKSLGDVRPVVDAGGLFNFARKSGMIPAAT comes from the coding sequence ATGAAGTCTGTCTATTCCGGCCCGGCTTATGTCGTTCAGGACAACATCGACACGGATCAAATCATTCCGGCGCAATACTTGAATCTCATTCCCACCCTCCCGGAGGAGTATGAGAAACTGGGCAGTTACGCGATGATCGGGTTGCCCGAATCGCTCTATCCCATCCGGTTCGTGGCCGAAGGCAAACTCGACACCGACTACCCGATCATCATCGCGGGACGGAATTTCGGATGCGGAAGTTCGCGCGAACATGCGCCGATCGCGTTGGGCTCGGCCAGCACCCGGATCATTGTGGCGGAAAGCTTCGCGCGGATTTTCTTCCGCAATTGTGTGGCCACCGGCGAACTTTACCCTTGCGAGCTGACCTCCCGCCTGTGCGAGAGAGTGAAGACGGGGGATCGCGTCACGGTGGATCTCGATCAAGCCACCGTCACCCTGGCTGCCACCGGCGAGGTCATCGCGCTCAAATCGCTGGGCGATGTGCGTCCGGTGGTGGATGCCGGCGGGCTCTTCAATTTTGCGCGCAAAAGCGGTATGATTCCCGCTGCGACCTGA
- a CDS encoding alanine--glyoxylate aminotransferase family protein: MPTPAPFHPPIRLLMGPGPSNVAPSVLQSLAMPVLGHLDPVFVSMMDEIKAMLREVFRTRNEMTFPVSGTGSAGMEFCFVNLIEPGDEVVIGVNGVFGTRMVEVAQRCGANVVKVEAPWGEIIPKDSVAQALRGRKPKLVAIVHAETSTGALTPVEEISKMARESGALMLIDTVTSLGGCPVDLDAWGIDAVYSGTQKCLSCPPGLAPVSLGPRAMEAATRRKSKVQSWYLDVNLLSSYWGQERVYHHTAPISMNYALHEALRVVLEEGLEARWRRHREQHERLRAGLEALRLSIVSQAGHQLWQLNAVGVPAGVDEAAVRKKLLVEHGIEVGAGLGPLKGKIWRLGLMGETSRPEHVDRFLKAFGQVLAEAGYRP, translated from the coding sequence ATGCCCACACCCGCACCATTCCATCCGCCCATCCGCCTGCTCATGGGACCCGGCCCGAGCAACGTCGCGCCTTCGGTGCTTCAATCGCTGGCCATGCCGGTGCTCGGACATTTGGATCCGGTTTTTGTATCCATGATGGACGAGATCAAAGCCATGCTTCGCGAAGTCTTTCGGACCCGGAACGAAATGACCTTTCCGGTGAGCGGCACGGGCAGCGCGGGCATGGAGTTTTGTTTCGTCAATTTGATCGAGCCCGGAGACGAGGTGGTGATCGGTGTGAACGGCGTGTTTGGCACGCGGATGGTTGAAGTCGCCCAGCGCTGTGGAGCGAACGTCGTCAAAGTCGAAGCGCCCTGGGGCGAGATCATTCCGAAGGACTCCGTGGCGCAGGCCCTCCGTGGCCGCAAACCCAAGCTGGTTGCGATCGTCCATGCGGAAACCTCGACCGGAGCCCTGACGCCGGTGGAGGAGATTTCAAAAATGGCTCGCGAGTCGGGCGCGTTGATGCTGATCGACACGGTCACTTCGTTGGGCGGATGTCCGGTGGATCTCGACGCGTGGGGGATCGACGCGGTCTACAGCGGAACTCAGAAATGCTTGAGCTGTCCTCCCGGGCTGGCCCCGGTGTCGTTGGGGCCGCGCGCCATGGAGGCGGCCACGCGCCGAAAGAGCAAGGTTCAAAGCTGGTATCTCGATGTGAATTTGCTCTCGTCTTATTGGGGGCAGGAGCGGGTTTATCATCACACGGCGCCGATCTCGATGAACTACGCTTTGCACGAGGCTTTGCGGGTGGTTTTGGAGGAGGGATTGGAAGCGCGCTGGCGGCGGCATCGCGAACAACATGAGCGGCTGAGAGCGGGGTTGGAGGCCTTGCGGTTGTCGATCGTGTCCCAAGCGGGCCACCAGTTATGGCAATTGAACGCGGTGGGCGTGCCGGCGGGAGTGGACGAAGCGGCGGTGCGTAAGAAGCTGTTGGTGGAGCATGGCATCGAAGTGGGAGCGGGGCTTGGGCCGTTGAAGGGGAAGATATGGCGTTTGGGATTGATGGGGGAAACCAGCCGACCCGAACACGTCGATCGGTTCTTGAAAGCCTTTGGCCAGGTTCTCGCGGAAGCGGGTTACCGGCCCTGA
- a CDS encoding APC family permease, giving the protein MANMIGVGPFITIPALMSCVGEGGPQAMIGWFIALMITIPDGLVWSELGAAMPGSGGTYRYLREGFGPSRWGGFMAFLFIWQFILSGPLEVATAFAGIRQYLVFLWPEMSPAMRNAIPVLVGIVAIFLLYRRISHVAWITVALWTGVMITVGAVLISGVPHFHINRVKDFPPGAFTLSPEFFIGLAAATRIGIYDYLGYYNVCYIAHEVRDPGRVIPRSILISIVLVAMIYVGINLAIIGTISWREFVPATDPPAPIASWLIERVHGKTAASWFTWLVIWTAFGSIFALILGYSRIPYAAAQDGTFFKWFGGLHPEGGFPHRSLLVLGGISVVCAYLPLMALIDALITTRVVVQFMGQIVALVLLRRMAPQMKRPFRMWLYPWPAGLALLGWTYILVTTKPQWLVGGLIALVVGALAFLLRASVRKEWPFAVGEAPPNS; this is encoded by the coding sequence ATGGCCAACATGATCGGGGTGGGGCCTTTCATCACGATCCCGGCCCTGATGAGTTGCGTGGGGGAGGGTGGTCCTCAGGCGATGATTGGCTGGTTCATCGCGCTGATGATCACGATTCCCGATGGGTTGGTTTGGAGTGAGTTGGGCGCGGCGATGCCGGGTTCCGGAGGGACGTACCGGTACTTGCGCGAAGGATTCGGGCCTTCGCGATGGGGCGGTTTCATGGCGTTCCTTTTCATCTGGCAGTTCATTTTGAGCGGCCCGTTGGAGGTGGCGACCGCATTCGCGGGCATTCGCCAATACCTTGTCTTTTTGTGGCCGGAGATGAGTCCCGCCATGCGCAACGCGATTCCCGTGCTGGTGGGCATCGTCGCGATCTTTTTGCTTTATCGCAGAATTTCACATGTGGCTTGGATCACGGTCGCGCTTTGGACCGGGGTGATGATCACGGTGGGGGCGGTGCTGATTTCCGGGGTGCCTCATTTCCACATCAACCGGGTGAAGGACTTTCCGCCCGGGGCGTTCACGCTGAGTCCCGAGTTTTTCATCGGACTGGCCGCGGCGACGCGGATTGGCATTTACGATTATCTCGGCTATTACAACGTGTGCTACATCGCGCATGAAGTGAGGGATCCCGGCCGGGTGATTCCCCGGTCGATTTTGATCAGCATCGTGCTCGTGGCGATGATTTACGTCGGAATCAATCTGGCCATCATCGGAACGATCTCCTGGCGCGAGTTTGTGCCGGCGACGGACCCGCCGGCGCCGATCGCTTCCTGGCTGATCGAGCGTGTGCATGGGAAGACGGCGGCTTCCTGGTTCACGTGGCTGGTGATTTGGACCGCGTTCGGCTCGATCTTTGCGCTGATCCTGGGGTATTCCCGCATCCCTTACGCGGCGGCTCAAGACGGGACCTTTTTCAAATGGTTCGGCGGGTTGCATCCGGAGGGAGGTTTTCCCCATCGGTCATTGCTGGTGTTGGGCGGCATTTCGGTGGTCTGTGCGTATTTGCCATTGATGGCCTTGATTGACGCCCTGATTACGACGCGTGTGGTGGTTCAGTTCATGGGTCAAATCGTGGCTTTGGTCCTGTTGAGAAGGATGGCACCGCAGATGAAGCGTCCATTCCGAATGTGGCTTTATCCCTGGCCCGCGGGCTTGGCTCTCTTGGGCTGGACTTACATCTTGGTGACCACCAAGCCGCAGTGGTTGGTGGGGGGGCTCATCGCCTTGGTGGTGGGGGCACTCGCGTTTTTGCTCCGCGCGTCCGTGAGAAAGGAATGGCCGTTTGCGGTTGGCGAAGCGCCGCCCAACTCCTAG